A window of Candidatus Hydrogenedentota bacterium contains these coding sequences:
- a CDS encoding SBBP repeat-containing protein produces MGTKGSETGFGETVNRLLGWHTGPQHTRRNYSPVQILLTVACFGLYAGLTHATEGDYLWTWQEGTSVGWTGSYLTADSDGNVYAAGSFFAEEATVCKLDSFGSLIWSKHFEGSGYCQINAIAVESSGNVYVTGKFSETWDFDPSSGTANLTAAGEGDIFVSKLDSSGNFVWAKSTGGDMPDEANAMVVDSSGNAYIAGTFFNTVDFDPGPGTAYLAGVAYEGFVLKLDSSGGFVWVRHLDGNTSLVPHGIVVDSSRNVYTVGEFNGIADFDPGPGTFSISATGLADTFVSKLDSSGNFVWAKSMGGSWLTFGRSVAVDENRNVCIAGFFQDTADFDPGPGTFNMTAQGFTNIYVAKLNLMGDFVWARQFVGANQSEGSSVTVDSSGSVYTTGYFRGTVDFDPGLGAYNLTATGHANVFLSKLTSSGSFGWAKQFGGSGTSTGAYAHYSAALNLDGYIYTTGVFNGTVDFDPGPGTANLTAEGGEAVFVTKLAGPPPAVDLIQFESAAGSTATFTVTFDQCVSGVDISSFALSTTGAVSGASVLTVDGSCDTYTVTVDAGTGAGTIRLDLLDDDSISAIEGAGPLGGVGAGNGSTTSGQVFDTETGELVAPLQAWPIAVVLMAVGAFALYRGRRRLGRPC; encoded by the coding sequence ATGGGAACAAAGGGCAGTGAGACTGGATTCGGCGAAACCGTAAACCGGTTGCTTGGTTGGCATACTGGGCCTCAACACACGAGGCGCAATTATTCCCCGGTCCAGATCCTACTCACTGTAGCGTGTTTCGGGCTCTATGCCGGGCTGACTCACGCTACAGAAGGCGACTACCTCTGGACTTGGCAGGAAGGGACCTCAGTCGGCTGGACAGGCAGCTATTTGACGGCGGATTCTGACGGGAATGTCTATGCTGCGGGAAGTTTCTTCGCAGAGGAAGCCACTGTGTGCAAGCTGGACAGTTTCGGCAGTCTGATCTGGTCCAAGCATTTTGAAGGCAGTGGTTATTGCCAGATCAACGCCATTGCAGTCGAGTCGAGCGGGAACGTCTATGTTACAGGGAAGTTCTCCGAGACTTGGGACTTCGATCCGAGTTCCGGGACGGCCAACCTGACGGCAGCTGGCGAGGGAGATATTTTTGTATCGAAGCTGGACAGTTCGGGTAACTTTGTTTGGGCGAAGAGCACAGGCGGGGACATGCCCGATGAGGCCAATGCCATGGTGGTGGATTCCAGCGGGAACGCCTACATCGCGGGCACCTTCTTCAATACAGTAGACTTTGACCCGGGGCCCGGCACAGCGTACTTGGCGGGAGTAGCTTATGAAGGGTTTGTGTTGAAGTTGGACAGTTCCGGTGGCTTCGTATGGGTCAGACACTTAGACGGCAACACTTCCTTGGTACCCCACGGCATCGTGGTGGATTCCAGTCGGAACGTCTACACCGTGGGCGAATTTAACGGAATAGCAGACTTCGATCCGGGTCCGGGCACCTTCAGCATCTCGGCAACCGGCCTTGCGGACACCTTTGTATCCAAGCTGGATAGTTCGGGCAATTTCGTCTGGGCCAAGAGCATGGGCGGCTCGTGGTTGACCTTCGGCCGTTCCGTGGCGGTGGATGAGAACAGAAACGTCTGTATTGCAGGGTTCTTTCAGGATACCGCCGACTTCGATCCGGGTCCGGGCACGTTTAATATGACGGCGCAAGGCTTTACGAATATCTATGTTGCCAAGCTGAACCTCATGGGCGACTTTGTATGGGCCAGGCAATTTGTCGGGGCCAACCAATCGGAAGGCAGCTCCGTTACCGTGGATTCTAGCGGAAGCGTCTATACCACGGGCTACTTTCGCGGGACCGTCGATTTCGATCCGGGTCTAGGCGCGTATAATCTGACGGCGACTGGCCACGCGAACGTCTTCCTGTCCAAGCTTACTAGTTCCGGAAGTTTTGGCTGGGCTAAGCAGTTTGGCGGAAGCGGCACCTCCACAGGTGCCTATGCGCATTATTCTGCCGCCCTCAATTTGGACGGATACATTTACACAACGGGCGTCTTTAATGGAACGGTCGACTTCGATCCGGGTCCCGGCACGGCGAACCTGACAGCGGAAGGCGGCGAAGCGGTATTCGTAACCAAACTGGCTGGACCTCCGCCCGCCGTCGATTTAATTCAGTTTGAGAGCGCCGCGGGTTCTACGGCGACGTTTACGGTTACCTTTGACCAGTGTGTGAGTGGCGTGGACATTTCGAGCTTCGCGCTTAGCACCACCGGGGCAGTCTCAGGAGCATCGGTATTAACCGTCGATGGTTCCTGTGATACGTATACCGTTACCGTTGATGCAGGCACGGGTGCCGGAACCATTCGCCTCGACTTGTTAGACGACGATTCGATATCGGCCATAGAGGGGGCAGGCCCCTTGGGTGGAGTCGGCGCGGGGAACGGTTCCACCACATCCGGACAAGTATTCGACACCGAAACTGGTGAACTGGTGGCCCCCCTGCAGGCGTGGCCGATTGCAGTTGTCCTGATGGCAGTTGGCGCGTTTGCGTTGTACCGTGGTCGCAGAAGACTAGGTCGCCCATGCTAG
- the amrS gene encoding AmmeMemoRadiSam system radical SAM enzyme — MGAAPELALHEADGAIRCVACGHRCLIKEGKAGICRVRFNERGKLRVPGGYVAGLQIDPIEKKPFFHAYPGRDALSFGMLGCDFHCGYCQNWVTSQALRDDAAVALPKVCEAEELATLGKRYCTPVVVSTYNEPLITSEWAVSVFEEARAEGMVCGYVSNGNATPEVLSYLQPFVSLYKVDLKGFNDKNYRKLGGVLKNVCDTIERLKSMDFWVEVVTLIVPGFNDNDEELKSMAKFLAGVSPDIPWHVTAFHPDYKMTEPPRTTVRELERAYHAGKEAGLHFVYPGNLPGMVGDRENTYCPSCDELLIRRHGFLVLENKMRGRECPRCGNDIPGVWESNAPKASIGDGYPRAVRI, encoded by the coding sequence ATGGGAGCCGCGCCAGAACTGGCCCTCCATGAGGCTGACGGAGCAATCCGGTGCGTCGCGTGCGGACATCGTTGTCTAATCAAAGAAGGGAAAGCGGGTATCTGCCGGGTCCGCTTTAACGAACGCGGCAAGCTGCGGGTGCCGGGCGGCTACGTCGCGGGCTTGCAGATAGACCCCATCGAGAAAAAGCCCTTCTTCCATGCCTACCCAGGACGTGACGCCCTTTCATTTGGGATGCTGGGATGCGATTTCCATTGCGGATACTGCCAGAACTGGGTCACCAGTCAGGCACTCCGCGACGACGCAGCCGTGGCACTGCCAAAAGTGTGTGAAGCCGAGGAATTGGCGACGCTGGGAAAGCGATACTGCACCCCTGTTGTGGTCAGCACGTACAACGAACCGCTCATCACGTCCGAATGGGCGGTAAGCGTGTTCGAGGAAGCCCGGGCAGAAGGCATGGTCTGCGGGTACGTGAGCAATGGGAACGCAACACCCGAGGTCTTGTCGTACCTTCAACCCTTTGTCAGCCTCTACAAGGTCGACTTGAAGGGGTTCAACGACAAGAACTACCGCAAGCTTGGCGGCGTTCTTAAGAATGTCTGCGATACCATCGAAAGGCTGAAGTCCATGGACTTCTGGGTGGAAGTTGTGACGCTCATCGTTCCGGGGTTTAACGACAACGACGAAGAACTGAAAAGCATGGCCAAGTTTCTCGCTGGAGTCTCGCCGGATATCCCGTGGCACGTCACGGCCTTTCATCCCGACTACAAGATGACCGAACCGCCGCGGACCACTGTGCGTGAGCTGGAACGCGCCTATCACGCAGGCAAAGAAGCGGGACTACATTTCGTCTATCCAGGAAACCTCCCCGGAATGGTCGGGGACCGAGAAAACACCTACTGCCCTTCCTGCGATGAGCTGCTCATCCGCCGGCACGGTTTTCTGGTCCTTGAGAACAAGATGCGAGGACGCGAATGCCCCCGCTGTGGAAACGACATCCCCGGCGTGTGGGAATCGAACGCGCCTAAAGCCAGTATCGGCGACGGCTACCCAAGAGCGGTGCGGATTTGA
- a CDS encoding ferredoxin family protein has protein sequence MAYIVAEPCIRCKYVDCVAICPVMCFHEGANCLVIDPDECIDCGACVDQCPVNAIYPEESLPEKWREYVDLNARFSKEWPTITMKKEPLASADEYKSVENKRSLLDPAPGNGDA, from the coding sequence ATGGCGTATATCGTCGCGGAGCCTTGTATTCGGTGTAAGTACGTGGATTGCGTCGCCATTTGTCCGGTCATGTGCTTCCACGAAGGGGCCAATTGTCTAGTTATTGACCCTGACGAATGCATCGATTGCGGAGCGTGCGTGGATCAGTGCCCCGTGAACGCGATTTACCCCGAGGAATCGTTGCCGGAGAAATGGCGCGAATACGTTGACCTCAATGCCCGTTTTTCCAAGGAATGGCCCACCATCACGATGAAGAAGGAGCCGTTGGCCTCGGCGGATGAATACAAGTCTGTGGAGAATAAGCGCTCATTGCTAGACCCCGCGCCAGGCAACGGCGACGCATAG
- a CDS encoding Rieske (2Fe-2S) protein: MSELIKVAEKKDIPEGEGICVKHGNDRIALFNAGGTIYAISDMCPHAGGPLSDGWIEGTEVTCPWHGWSFDVTYQDGSDHDGVCRYKVVIDGEDVKVEIP, translated from the coding sequence GTGAGTGAACTTATCAAGGTTGCGGAGAAAAAGGACATTCCGGAGGGCGAGGGGATCTGCGTCAAGCACGGCAATGATCGCATTGCGCTATTCAATGCGGGGGGAACGATTTACGCCATCAGCGATATGTGCCCTCACGCGGGCGGGCCGCTGTCTGACGGGTGGATCGAAGGTACCGAGGTGACTTGCCCGTGGCATGGGTGGAGTTTCGATGTAACGTACCAGGATGGCAGCGACCATGACGGCGTGTGCCGATACAAGGTGGTCATTGACGGAGAAGACGTTAAAGTCGAGATTCCGTAG
- a CDS encoding superoxide dismutase has product MPYSLPPLPYAFDALEPHIDAKTMEIHHGKHHQTYITNVNTALEGTGLDSKSVEDLLKSIANVPEAKRQVVINNGGGHANHTLFWQIMGPNAGGEPKGKIGDAIKSDLGGFDAFKDAFTKAGLTRFGSGWAWLAVGDGGKLQVLSTANQDSPLLQGLTPVLGMDVWEHAYYLKYQNRRADYISAFYEVINWSKVDEIYVAATK; this is encoded by the coding sequence ATGCCGTATTCGTTGCCACCGCTTCCCTACGCGTTTGACGCGCTTGAGCCTCATATCGATGCAAAGACCATGGAGATTCACCATGGAAAGCATCACCAAACGTACATTACCAATGTCAACACGGCGCTTGAAGGCACCGGTCTCGACAGCAAATCGGTTGAGGATTTGTTGAAGAGTATTGCCAACGTCCCTGAAGCCAAGCGCCAGGTGGTGATCAACAACGGTGGTGGGCACGCGAATCACACGCTGTTCTGGCAGATCATGGGCCCGAACGCGGGTGGCGAGCCTAAGGGAAAGATTGGCGATGCCATCAAGTCTGACTTGGGTGGCTTCGATGCGTTCAAGGATGCGTTCACGAAGGCGGGTCTCACGCGTTTTGGCAGCGGTTGGGCCTGGTTGGCCGTGGGTGATGGCGGCAAGCTGCAGGTATTGAGCACCGCGAATCAGGATAGCCCGCTTCTCCAGGGGCTTACTCCAGTTCTCGGTATGGACGTGTGGGAACACGCGTATTACCTGAAGTACCAGAACCGCCGCGCCGACTACATCTCCGCGTTCTACGAGGTGATCAATTGGTCGAAAGTCGATGAGATTTACGTAGCCGCAACCAAGTAG